One Burkholderia sp. 9120 genomic window, GGTGTCGTCCCGGCGGTGGCGGGAATCGACGAAATCAAAGCCGCCGACGCCATGAGCGCCGCGACCGCGATGATCTTGAACATGAAGGTCTCTCCGTCCTGACGGGCCCGCGTGGAAGCAGCGGGCAGCGCTAGTCTTTTTGCACGGTGATGGTGATCTTTTTCGAGTACACGGGTGGGACATGCGGCACGTGATTGTGATCGCCGAGAATGAGTTGCAACGTGTGCTTGCCCGGCGGCAACTCGATGCGCGCGTCGGTTTCGCCCGCGCCGAAGTGCAGATGATTGCGATCCGACGGAATTTCCTGGTCGAGCGGCGGCAGATCGGTATCGATCAGCAAATGGTGATGGCCGGTGTTCGGAAACACGACGCCTTTCGGACACACGCCCATATTGCGCAGCCCCATGCGGACCCACAGCTTGCCGCCGTGAATCACGGCGCCGTCGGGAGGCCAGATGATGTACTCCTCGGCGCCCGGTGGCGAAGGAGTTTGCGCGGCCGCCATGGCCGCGCGTGACGCGACGCAACCGAGTGCCGCAGCGAGAATCGCGCACAAAGCGGTACGACGCGTGGCGAAATGCGCCGCCGCGTCATGCTGCTTGCCGGGATCGACGTGGGTGTGAGTTCTTCGCATAGCGCACTCTCCCGAAGAGGGTCATGGCCATCTCGGCCGCGCAAGGCAGACCGAGTGTTCCAGCCGAATTTCGCGGGCGCTCGCTCGATGGGTCGGCCGCCTAGTTAAAACGACCGTACCGCGTTACTTTGTGAATTAGCTTAGGACGTAACTTGCCAAAAAGATACGCCACACTCGTTAACCGTATAGCGCAATGAGGAGAAGCAGACCCTGGTGACGCGCAAAGCGCGTGCTATCGTTATTAACAGGTTGCAGATGGATGGTCGATAGCGGCATCGATACCTTGTCCGATGTACTCCGGCGATTGCGGCGTGCGTCGCGGTCCTCGAATGCCTATGTTCTGTCCGGATCAAACAGGATGTGAAGATGTGGCGAATATTCCTGCTGGTATGCATGGCCGGGGCCATTCAGGCGCATTCGGATAATGCTCGCGCCGCGACGCAACGCGACGGCGCGAGTGACACGACGACGAATACCGCCGCTGGTTTTCATGGCGCGATTTCGCCATTCACGCTGCGACGGGATGATTCGGATTCACCGCGTATTGCGCTTGTGATTGGCAATGGCGCCTATGGGCATCAGCCAGGTGCGAAAGCGGATGCTGATGCGGTCCGCGATAATGCGCCGCGCGATGCTAAAGCCATGCGTGACAGCCTTCGCGCGCTCGGCTTTGACGTTATCCTGCGGACGAATGCGTCGCCGTCGCAAATGCGGCAGGCTATTGCGCAATTTCATCGGCGGTTGCAAGCGGGGGGTGTCGGGCTCTTCTATTTTGCCGGACACGGTATGCAAATCGGTGGGCAAACGCTGCTGGTTCCTGCCGGCCTCGATTTAGGCGCGCCGGCCGAATTAGTGCGTGACGGCCTCGACCTGAATACGGTGTTGCAGGCAATGGCTTCGCCGCGAAACGACCCGTTCAATCTCGTGATCCTCGATACGTGTCTGAACAATCCGTTCTCGGCAAGCACCCACGTTTCGACACTCAAGCTTCCGGCGAATACTGTAGTTGCGTACGCAACGGCGCCCGGCGGGTTTGCCGCGGACAGCACGCAGCACGGCGTTTATACAAACGAATGG contains:
- a CDS encoding DUF4399 domain-containing protein, with amino-acid sequence MAAAQTPSPPGAEEYIIWPPDGAVIHGGKLWVRMGLRNMGVCPKGVVFPNTGHHHLLIDTDLPPLDQEIPSDRNHLHFGAGETDARIELPPGKHTLQLILGDHNHVPHVPPVYSKKITITVQKD